A genomic stretch from Calonectris borealis chromosome 6, bCalBor7.hap1.2, whole genome shotgun sequence includes:
- the CXCR4 gene encoding C-X-C chemokine receptor type 4, which yields MDNSLDSLDLSSGLIIEFSDNGTDEIGSGDYGDYGEPCFQHENADFNRIFLPTIYSIIFLTGIIGNGLVIVVMGYQKKQRSMTDKYRLHLSVADLLFVITLPFWSVDAAISWYFGNVLCKAVHVIYTVNLYSSVLILAFISLDRYLAIVHATNSQRPRKLLAEKVVYVGVWLPAVLLTVPDIIFASTSEVEGKYLCDRMYPHENWLISFRFQHILVGLVLPGLIILTCYCIIISKLSHSKGHQKRKALKTTVILILAFFACWLPYYIGISIDTFILLGVIRHRCSLETIVHKWISITEALAFFHCCLNPILYAFLGAKFKTSAQNALTSVSRGSSLKILSKSKRGGHSSVSTESESSSFHSS from the exons ATGGACAACAGCCTCGACAGCCTGGAT ctgtcctCCGGGTTAATCATTGAATTTTCTGATAATGGCACGGATGAGATCGGTTCAGGTGACTATGGAGACTACGGAGAGCCATGCTTTCAGCATGAGAATGCCGATTTCAACCGGATCTTCTTGCCAACAATCTACTCCATCATCTTCCTAACAGGAATAATCGGCAATGGATTGGTTATTGTTGTTATGGGCtaccagaagaaacaaagaagcaTGACTGATAAATACAGGCTGCACCTCTCTGTGGCTGACCTCCTTTTCGTCATCACCTTGCCATTCTGGTCTGTGGATGCAGCCATAAGCTGGTACTTTGGGAATGTTCTGTGTAAGGCAGTTCATGTCATTTACACAGTCAACCTCTATAGCAGTGTCTTGATTTTGGCCTTTATAAGCTTAGATCGTTACCTGGCAATAGTCCATGCTACCAACAGCCAGCGACCACGAAAGCTGTTGGCTGAGAAGGTGGTGTATGTAGGCGTATGGCTACCAGCTGTGCTTTTGACAGTGCCCGATATAATTTTTGCCAGTACTAGTGAAGTAGAAGGAAAGTATCTATGTGATCGCATGTACCCTCATGAAAACTGGctgatttctttcagatttcagcATATCTTGGTAGGACTTGTCTTGCCTGGTCTAATAATCCTGACTTGCTACTGTATTATCATATCTAAGCTGTCACATTCAAAAGGCCACCAGAAGCGCAAAGCCTTGAAGACAACAGTTATCCTCATCCTCGCCTTCTTTGCCTGCTGGTTGCCATATTATATTGGCATCAGCATCGACACATTCATCTTGCTAGGAGTCATCAGACATCGTTGCAGCTTGGAGACGATAGTGCACAAATGGATCTCCATTACCGAAGCCCTGGCATTCTTCCACTGTTGCCTGAATCCAATTCTGTATGCCTTCCTGGGTGCCAAATTCAAAACATCAGCACAAAATGCCTTGACATCAGTTAGCAGAGGATCAAGCCTCAAGATTCTTTCAAAAAGCAAACGTGGGGGACATTCTTCTGTTTCTACAGAGTCCGAGTCTTCAAGTTTCCATTCCAGCTAA